Proteins co-encoded in one Schaalia radingae genomic window:
- a CDS encoding DNA recombination protein RmuC has product MNIWMVVVPLLALVVGIVSGWFAGVNLGAGRALDSLRMRVSQAEHERDMRGEQTRAVHDQLRQRLEEAHEQLAHERERSERMRVEYEDRLADQAQRSLGQQKERARIMEALAPVSDMLTKMTHSMSAMERFRAEEYGVIRAQLEASTTIGEQLRVTTSQLHDVMGSTSVRGQWGEIQLRRLVDMCGLMEHVDFDEQDTQRCERNSGEESGRQRPDMVVHLPQGRTLVIDSKVPFDAYMKACDIPDSAGEREAEQKKKLLAQHVRAVRSHVDTLSKKEYWKRYEQSPDLVIAFIPLESLLSSALREDPQLLEYAFSRGVALASPSALWACLKAVAYTWREESAVAQVREFYALASELYSRLCTLADHAELVRKTIDDLTERWNRFVGSLETRVLVSARKMSQLDESHVVAHIEPVEKKARSLRISDQLSGEKGEQMS; this is encoded by the coding sequence ATGAATATATGGATGGTTGTGGTACCCCTTCTCGCACTGGTGGTGGGCATCGTTTCAGGGTGGTTTGCCGGGGTCAACCTGGGGGCGGGGCGTGCGCTCGATTCGCTGCGTATGCGCGTATCGCAGGCTGAACATGAGCGTGATATGCGTGGTGAGCAGACACGAGCCGTTCATGACCAGCTTCGTCAGCGCCTGGAAGAGGCGCATGAACAGCTCGCCCACGAACGCGAACGATCCGAACGCATGCGCGTGGAATATGAAGACCGCCTGGCAGATCAGGCTCAACGCAGCCTGGGGCAGCAAAAAGAACGCGCACGGATTATGGAGGCGCTGGCACCTGTCAGCGACATGTTGACGAAAATGACGCATTCGATGTCGGCGATGGAACGATTCAGAGCTGAGGAGTACGGGGTTATCCGCGCGCAGCTTGAAGCATCGACCACGATCGGCGAGCAATTACGGGTGACCACCTCTCAGCTGCATGACGTCATGGGTTCGACGTCTGTGCGCGGCCAGTGGGGCGAGATCCAGTTGCGACGCCTCGTTGACATGTGTGGCCTGATGGAACACGTTGATTTCGACGAACAGGACACGCAGCGTTGTGAGCGAAACAGCGGAGAGGAATCGGGGCGTCAGCGGCCCGACATGGTGGTGCACTTGCCGCAAGGGCGCACATTGGTCATCGACTCCAAAGTGCCCTTCGACGCGTACATGAAGGCATGTGATATTCCCGACTCGGCAGGGGAGAGAGAAGCAGAACAGAAGAAGAAACTGCTTGCCCAGCATGTTCGAGCCGTGCGGTCCCACGTGGACACACTGTCGAAGAAAGAGTATTGGAAGAGGTACGAGCAGTCACCTGACCTGGTCATTGCCTTCATTCCCCTCGAATCCCTGCTGTCATCCGCGCTGCGCGAAGATCCGCAGCTGCTGGAATACGCCTTTTCGCGAGGTGTGGCTTTGGCGTCTCCCAGCGCGCTGTGGGCGTGCCTGAAAGCAGTGGCATATACGTGGCGCGAAGAATCAGCCGTTGCGCAGGTTCGTGAGTTCTACGCTCTGGCCAGCGAACTGTATTCGCGCTTGTGCACCCTCGCAGACCATGCTGAGCTTGTTCGAAAGACGATTGATGATCTGACTGAACGGTGGAACAGATTCGTCGGCTCGTTGGAAACGCGGGTGCTGGTCAGTGCCCGCAAAATGTCCCAATTGGATGAATCACATGTCGTCGCGCACATCGAACCAGTAGAGAAGAAAGCGCGCAGCTTGCGGATCAGTGATCAGCTCAGCGGTGAGAAGGGCGAACAAATGTCGTGA
- a CDS encoding dihydrofolate reductase, giving the protein MSTLVARPNFTLASIWAQDRNGILGTGTSMLWHVPADFAHFKQMTLGYPIIMGRSSYEALGGQPLPGRTNIVMTRQRDYETPGALVVANLDEALEVATAHLADHRDQRAAITASTATTPDMDRDPAPVVWITGGAQIYEQTMDRVDELVVTDLDLDVRPLSGQNTPLVYAPHVDPEHWHVDPDRSDSSWRDVSGDARWRITTFVRPSHR; this is encoded by the coding sequence ATGAGCACACTTGTGGCGCGCCCCAATTTCACGCTGGCGTCGATTTGGGCGCAGGATCGAAACGGCATTTTGGGAACTGGCACATCGATGCTGTGGCATGTTCCGGCTGATTTTGCGCATTTCAAACAGATGACGCTGGGCTACCCGATCATCATGGGGCGCTCTTCCTACGAGGCTCTGGGCGGTCAGCCATTGCCCGGACGCACCAACATCGTCATGACGCGCCAGCGCGACTACGAGACCCCCGGGGCACTGGTCGTTGCCAACCTGGATGAGGCGCTCGAGGTCGCAACCGCTCACCTGGCGGATCACCGTGACCAGCGAGCAGCCATCACCGCCAGCACTGCGACGACACCCGACATGGATAGGGACCCAGCTCCCGTGGTGTGGATTACCGGCGGAGCCCAGATCTACGAGCAGACGATGGATCGGGTGGATGAACTGGTCGTAACAGACCTTGATCTGGATGTACGCCCGCTCAGCGGGCAGAACACGCCGCTGGTGTACGCGCCGCACGTCGATCCCGAGCATTGGCACGTGGATCCTGATCGGTCCGATTCGTCGTGGCGAGACGTGTCGGGTGACGCTCGGTGGAGAATCACGACATTTGTTCGCCCTTCTCACCGCTGA
- a CDS encoding thymidylate synthase, with the protein MTQTSEGRETPVGADRQYEDLLTRVMNEGVSKADRTGTGTRSVFGAQLRYPLSQGFPLITTKRVHMKSVVGELLWFLRGDSNVKWLQDHGIRIWNEWADDQGDLGPVYGVQWRSWHAEGGRTFDQISHVMDTLRTNPDSRRMIVSAWNVGDLEYMALEPCHALFQLYVADGRLSLQLYQRSADLFLGVPFNIASYSLLTHMFAQQAGLEVGDFIWTGGDCHIYNNHVDQVTEQLSRDPYPFPTLTLDQAPSLFEYDFDDVHIDNYQHHPTIKASVAV; encoded by the coding sequence ATGACTCAGACATCTGAAGGGCGTGAGACACCTGTGGGCGCGGATCGCCAGTACGAGGATTTGCTGACGCGCGTCATGAACGAAGGCGTTTCCAAGGCTGACCGCACCGGCACAGGCACCCGCTCCGTTTTCGGCGCGCAGCTGCGCTATCCGCTGTCTCAGGGGTTCCCACTGATTACAACGAAACGCGTCCACATGAAGTCGGTTGTGGGTGAGCTCTTATGGTTCCTGCGAGGCGATTCGAATGTGAAGTGGCTGCAGGATCACGGTATCCGCATCTGGAACGAGTGGGCCGACGATCAGGGGGATTTGGGACCTGTTTACGGTGTCCAGTGGCGCTCGTGGCATGCGGAGGGGGGCCGAACCTTCGACCAGATTTCGCACGTCATGGACACCTTGCGCACAAATCCGGACTCACGACGCATGATCGTGTCCGCGTGGAACGTGGGCGACCTGGAGTATATGGCGTTGGAACCGTGCCACGCTCTTTTCCAGCTCTACGTGGCCGATGGGCGTCTCAGCCTGCAGCTGTATCAGCGCAGCGCGGATCTGTTCCTGGGCGTCCCCTTCAATATCGCCTCATATTCCCTGCTGACACATATGTTTGCCCAGCAGGCTGGGCTTGAAGTGGGCGACTTCATCTGGACGGGTGGAGATTGCCACATTTACAACAATCACGTCGACCAGGTCACCGAGCAGCTCTCACGGGATCCGTATCCGTTCCCGACGCTCACGTTGGATCAGGCACCCTCGTTGTTCGAGTATGACTTTGATGATGTGCACATCGACAATTATCAGCACCATCCGACGATCAAGGCATCAGTCGCCGTATGA
- a CDS encoding VPDSG-CTERM exosortase interaction domain protein: MSPRSSDSERSRMPLSLPESVWQKALNVPHATSLKAARKLREQFPDLAPDELVQLATRSYLRRIGMESGAVGAAAAYPGAGTAVSAAASGAQLAAFVSESAHYAMTVAHLYGIDLRDPAKRTALVLAALTGREGAEMITAQVGIQTLAWFRNSFLSIRTGTAQQFNRLLSKWLRKKAVSKAATTTLGRLLPFGVGAVVGWQLGRSMAKSVVEGVQTALGPAPSENVEDVVIDVQPVEDPAADDELYEAIVLPDEE; this comes from the coding sequence ATGTCACCTCGTTCTTCAGATTCTGAGCGCTCACGCATGCCGCTGTCTCTGCCGGAAAGTGTGTGGCAGAAGGCGCTGAACGTTCCTCACGCAACCAGTTTAAAGGCGGCGCGCAAGCTGCGTGAACAGTTCCCTGACCTTGCTCCTGACGAGCTGGTTCAGCTCGCCACCCGCTCGTACCTGCGGCGCATCGGGATGGAGTCAGGTGCTGTGGGTGCGGCGGCGGCCTACCCTGGTGCCGGCACCGCAGTTTCTGCAGCAGCATCGGGCGCTCAGCTTGCCGCCTTCGTGTCAGAGTCTGCTCACTACGCGATGACTGTGGCGCACCTGTATGGCATTGATCTGAGGGATCCCGCCAAGCGCACGGCACTGGTTCTGGCCGCCTTGACTGGGCGGGAAGGTGCGGAAATGATTACGGCGCAGGTCGGGATCCAGACTTTGGCCTGGTTCCGCAACTCGTTCCTGTCGATTCGCACGGGCACCGCCCAGCAGTTCAACCGTCTGTTGTCCAAGTGGCTGCGCAAGAAGGCAGTTTCGAAAGCTGCAACCACAACACTGGGACGCCTGCTGCCCTTCGGTGTGGGAGCTGTTGTGGGCTGGCAGTTGGGCCGCTCGATGGCCAAGTCTGTCGTTGAGGGCGTGCAGACAGCGCTGGGACCCGCACCTTCGGAAAACGTTGAAGACGTTGTGATCGATGTGCAGCCGGTTGAGGATCCTGCCGCAGATGATGAACTGTACGAGGCGATCGTCCTACCTGATGAGGAATAA
- a CDS encoding OsmC family protein — MDTHTTAPAAEGGPSESLFIERTGKRQYVARNHRDAAVNIGDGPGEFTPGELLKIAVAACNAMSSDSRLSSVLGDDFQQFTGVSAVSNKEENRYESFQVELVQDLSALSDEDRADLIERATRAIHKNCTVGHTVEQSATYSATFTSEKM; from the coding sequence ATGGATACACATACGACGGCACCGGCTGCCGAGGGCGGCCCATCTGAGTCACTGTTCATTGAGCGCACCGGGAAAAGGCAATACGTTGCGCGCAACCATCGCGACGCGGCCGTGAATATCGGAGATGGACCGGGAGAGTTCACTCCTGGCGAGCTCTTGAAGATCGCCGTGGCAGCATGCAATGCGATGTCGTCCGATTCGCGTCTGAGCTCCGTGCTTGGTGACGACTTTCAGCAGTTCACCGGCGTTTCCGCGGTCTCCAACAAAGAGGAGAACCGCTACGAATCGTTCCAGGTTGAATTGGTGCAGGACCTGTCAGCCTTGAGCGATGAGGATCGCGCTGACCTGATCGAACGAGCCACGCGCGCTATTCACAAGAACTGTACGGTGGGCCACACGGTTGAGCAGTCGGCCACCTATTCGGCAACTTTCACATCAGAGAAAATGTAA
- a CDS encoding DUF2505 domain-containing protein → MRINETYAYPLGFDKVNAMYADPAFTYARLDQPGVTDPQANVHSTADGGLLIEASCTLDVNQLPPAAQRFLKKSPAITMKEQWEPISGRERVGSTMLTVEGVNASSHFTSKLSGNDAQAVRQMDGEFTVKIPLVGKTIENMAMKQISRIFEAEVGLAEKWNQDQAH, encoded by the coding sequence ATGCGAATTAACGAAACCTACGCCTACCCCCTGGGTTTTGACAAGGTCAACGCGATGTATGCAGATCCCGCGTTCACTTACGCGCGTCTGGATCAGCCCGGAGTGACTGACCCTCAGGCCAATGTGCATTCCACCGCCGATGGAGGCCTCCTTATTGAAGCCTCGTGCACACTTGACGTCAATCAGCTTCCCCCGGCGGCGCAGCGGTTCCTCAAGAAGTCACCCGCCATCACTATGAAGGAGCAGTGGGAGCCGATCAGCGGTCGCGAACGGGTGGGATCGACCATGCTGACCGTCGAAGGCGTGAACGCGAGCAGCCACTTCACCTCGAAACTTTCCGGCAATGACGCGCAAGCAGTGCGCCAGATGGACGGCGAATTTACCGTCAAGATTCCACTGGTGGGTAAGACGATCGAGAATATGGCAATGAAGCAGATCTCCCGGATCTTCGAGGCTGAGGTCGGCCTGGCTGAGAAATGGAACCAGGATCAGGCTCATTAG
- a CDS encoding sensor histidine kinase, whose product MRSLMQLAGQASSRVLAEQDLDWLHLLLADWQVLADLAAADLVLWLPTDDGRFIAVAHCRPSTATTVHLDDIIGLYLPAAREANLRQAMETNSIVEPSGTRWAGTYSMTEVCVPISHGGSVIAVVTCESNLASPRPTVGMGAWTQNASRILLEMCARGEYPYTSTPTVLAHGVPRVMDGVILIDGDGTVQELTPNASSCLRRLGIRHSVIGRVLAEDITDVISNDALVEETLAVVVMGRAAWRVEISAHASTVNMRALPLTNGRHRLGAVILTRDVSEMRRREEELMTKDATIREIHHRVKNNLQTVSALLRLQARRSDSQEVKDALKEAERRVQSIATVHQALSHTVDEEVDFDEVARSVLRLSGAVASTDHSVEVITTGKFGVISADQAQALATVLNELVANSVEHGLAGRDGVIRIDAQRDHDNDKRMTVRVIDNGVGFEPGTPLSGLGTQIVRQMVRGELGGTIEWEPGEESGTVVTLRLRVE is encoded by the coding sequence ATGCGTTCCCTGATGCAACTCGCCGGACAGGCTTCCTCGCGTGTCCTCGCGGAGCAGGATCTTGACTGGCTCCACCTCTTGCTTGCAGATTGGCAGGTCCTGGCCGATTTGGCTGCTGCCGACCTTGTGCTGTGGCTTCCCACCGACGACGGGCGTTTCATTGCTGTTGCGCACTGCAGGCCATCGACCGCTACGACGGTGCACCTCGATGACATTATCGGCCTGTATCTACCGGCCGCGCGCGAAGCAAACCTGCGCCAGGCAATGGAGACCAACTCGATTGTGGAGCCGTCAGGGACGCGCTGGGCCGGCACCTACTCCATGACGGAGGTGTGCGTCCCGATCAGTCACGGAGGCTCAGTCATTGCGGTCGTGACGTGCGAATCGAACCTAGCCTCACCGCGCCCGACCGTCGGGATGGGCGCCTGGACGCAGAATGCCTCGCGAATCCTGCTGGAGATGTGTGCGCGCGGTGAGTATCCCTACACGTCTACACCAACAGTTCTTGCGCACGGCGTGCCACGCGTTATGGATGGCGTGATTCTCATTGATGGTGACGGCACGGTTCAGGAGCTGACTCCTAATGCGAGCTCATGCCTGAGGCGCCTGGGGATTCGACACTCGGTCATTGGGCGCGTGCTGGCCGAAGACATCACAGACGTCATATCCAATGACGCGCTTGTTGAGGAAACGCTGGCTGTCGTTGTGATGGGGCGGGCAGCGTGGCGCGTGGAGATCTCGGCGCACGCCTCGACAGTCAATATGCGCGCATTGCCTCTGACCAATGGGCGTCATCGTCTGGGGGCGGTCATCTTGACACGCGACGTGTCTGAGATGCGTCGGCGTGAAGAAGAGCTGATGACGAAAGATGCCACGATTCGGGAGATTCACCACCGCGTCAAGAACAATCTGCAAACCGTGTCGGCCCTGCTGCGACTGCAGGCCCGCCGCTCTGATTCGCAGGAAGTCAAGGATGCCCTCAAGGAGGCCGAACGCCGAGTGCAGTCCATCGCCACAGTTCACCAGGCGTTGTCGCACACGGTCGATGAGGAAGTTGATTTTGACGAGGTCGCCCGCTCCGTGTTGCGCCTGTCTGGCGCGGTTGCCTCAACGGACCATTCTGTTGAGGTTATTACGACGGGTAAATTTGGCGTGATCAGCGCGGATCAGGCTCAAGCCCTGGCCACAGTGCTCAACGAGCTTGTTGCCAATTCTGTCGAGCATGGTCTGGCAGGGCGAGACGGCGTGATACGCATCGATGCGCAGCGCGACCACGACAACGACAAACGTATGACGGTTCGCGTGATTGATAACGGCGTAGGATTTGAGCCAGGTACTCCACTCAGCGGCTTGGGCACGCAGATTGTGCGGCAAATGGTTCGAGGGGAACTGGGAGGCACGATCGAGTGGGAACCGGGAGAAGAATCGGGCACAGTTGTCACGCTGCGTCTACGCGTGGAGTGA
- a CDS encoding WhiB family transcriptional regulator translates to MDWRSKAACLSVDPELFFPIGNTGPALTQAAEAKAVCHNCPVETVCLQWAMDNNQDSGVWGGLSEEERRSMKRRAARARRAS, encoded by the coding sequence ATGGACTGGCGGAGTAAAGCAGCCTGCTTAAGTGTTGACCCGGAGCTGTTTTTCCCAATCGGCAATACTGGTCCAGCCCTGACACAAGCTGCGGAAGCCAAAGCTGTATGCCATAACTGCCCCGTTGAGACCGTGTGTCTGCAGTGGGCAATGGACAACAACCAGGATTCCGGAGTGTGGGGCGGTCTGAGCGAAGAAGAGCGCCGCTCAATGAAACGCCGCGCCGCACGTGCACGCCGCGCTTCCTGA